Within Prionailurus bengalensis isolate Pbe53 chromosome B2 unlocalized genomic scaffold, Fcat_Pben_1.1_paternal_pri B2_random_Un_scaffold_46, whole genome shotgun sequence, the genomic segment ATTCCCAGCCAACTCCTGCCACTCCCAGAGTAGCAGCCTCCCTGAATTGGGGAAGCCATTTCCTTCCAGAAGATTCTTCTCCAGGTTCAAGTTGGGTTCAGATTGCCTATCATGTGAGAGTAATTAGTTGTCCCTCAGTCTCCATATGGACACAAGAGCATCCAGGCCTCGTGGGCTGAGCCTTAATGGCGTGAAGGCAGTGTGACCAGCACCTTGGCACCCAATCAGCAATCCCCTCTAAAATAGCCTCTGCAACTTCCACTGAAATGCTTTCTAGCAAAAATGAACAGACTGGGTATTAGCTGGTATTAAGGAATCATTGTTAACCTTGTTGGGTGTGATAATGGTATAGTcgttatgctttttaaaaatccttatctgggggcgcctgggtggcgcagtcggttaagcgtccgacttcaaccaggtcacgatctcgcggtccgtgagttcgagccccgcgtcgggctctgggctgatggctcagagcctggagcctgtttcccattctgtgtctccctctctctctgctcctcccccattcatgctctgtctctctctgtcccaaaaataaataaatgttgaaaaaaaaaaaaaaagaaaaaaaaaaatccttatctgTTGCGgcacctggtgggctcagtcagtagggcatgtgacttttgatcttagggtcaagcctcacactgggggatagagattacttaaaaaaaaaaaaaaaaaaaaaacaagaaaaccccggggtgcctgggtggctcagtccgttgagcgtccaacttctgctcaggtcatgatcttgcggtccgtgagttcaagcagcgcatcaggctctgtgctgacagctcggagcctggagcctgcttcaaattctgtgtgtccctctctctctctgcccctcccccactcatgctctgtctctctctctctgtgtcaaaaataaataaaaacatttaaaaaaaaagtccttatctGTGGAGATCCATCCTGATGTGTCTACAAGTGAATTGGCGCTCATGTCCAGAATTTGCCTTTAaaaactccagaaaaaaagaattgcagaGGTGGGGAGGAATGGATGAAACAGGACAGTGGGAAGTTgagggtttgtgtgtgtttgaaaatttccataataaaaagtaagaaactgaaatttagaaaCCACCCTGTCCAGCAAATGTGACAAAAATCTTGATAATTGCTGAAATTGCTCAGCgtgtgtttgaaattttataagaaaataaactactTTGCCCTTCGTGTGGCTTTGTGTCAGTCTCTGCTGCTAGATCCTGAACAAGTCGAAAGCGAGAACCAGGTCATTTGCAGCTTTGCAtacctagtgcctggcacatggtgggtcCTCCCTAATGTAAaccagcctccctccccttttACAGGGTGAGCTGATGCCTGTGCGTCCCAGCTCAGATGAGGTGGCCACATGAAAGCTCTGAGGACAGCAGATTGCGGGCAGTTCAGTGCCACTTTCTGAGAGCCTGCAGGGAGTGTGGGGAAGGCCGAGTCCCACCTGCCTCTTGCCTAGGGTGCCGCCATGTTCCCAGGGAGAAAGACTTCAAACCACTAAGCaaaactggagcacctgggtggctctgtcggttaagtgtcacactcttgatctcagggtcatgagttcaagtgttGCACTGGGCCCCGTGCTGGGCTTGAACCCtatctaaaacaaaaactaaacaaaacgcATCTACAACTGTCAGCTCTTATCAGGTGCCAGACATTGTTCAAAGCACTTTATGTGCCCAATGTTGTTTAATCTTCTCAGCTCCCCTGAGGACAGATATTagcattatctccattttacagatgaatggaCTGAGACTGGAGACTGAGTAGCTGATGTCCTCCTGGCAGAGGCAAGTCCAGGGGAGGAGTGGGAAGTGCTGGTAGCCAGCTTTCCCAGGGCCAGTATGCCTTCtcttccagcctcagtttccttctctgaataAGGAGGTAGCTCGGCAGGAGGAGTACTGGATCTGGAGTCCAGTGCTGGCTCCCTTTCTGGCTCTGCTGGGGGcctgttgtgtgaccttgagtgaactcctttttctctctggtcctcagtCTCTGCTGCACAATGAGCGATTTGGAGCAGTTGGCCCCTAAGGTCACTTCGCCCCCATGGATACCTCCATGTCCACCCTAAGTCCCCTCACCATGGGGTTGCATGATGTATTCATTTGCACTTTCTCGCAGCTGGGCAAGCTGGTGTTGGGTGCCCAGAGGACATATTGGGGTTGCCCTGATGTGGCCAGGTACCCAGAGGGGAGTCAAGGAAAGCATAGTCACATGGCGGTCTCTACAGGTCTCCTCCTCAGAGACCCATTCCCAGGTACTTGTGCAGGTCGTTCACTGCACAAAGGATTGGAATTCAGCCTGGGCTCACTCCTTCAACTCGGTCAAGGGGCAGGCCTGTGTCTGCCCAGGGGAAGGGGCACATTCTTCCAATTGCACTAAGGCATTTTATAGGTGAGTattgctcctcccctccccccaggaggACCTGGCCATGTGAACAAAGGATACAGGGCGGTCATGGCCCAGTAGACAATGCAGATGAGCAGGAGGACAAAGGTGACCAGCGGGTAGAACATGGTAGACATCATGTGCCCCACAGCCCTGTAGAAGGTAAGAATAGTCTACCAGCATGGCCCcggtccccagcccccacccagcttCTCATGGGGCTGACCCTGGCAAGGTCCCCACCTCTGTCCTTGCCAGGGTCTGCTCTGTCCCCCCAGGCTGGGCACATAGGAGGTGCTCATTGAACAAACTGAATTGAATAAATCAGGCGCTAGGGACCCTTGGAGGAAATTAGAATCACAGAGAAGCCATCTGGGCAGCTTCTGGGAGAGTAAGGGAACAGGGTCCTCAAAGTATGGTCTCTTGAGGTCCTAGTTGGGAAAAAGCTGCTACTTCTCCTCCGTGTGTCTGGGCTCCTGCTGTAACGCCCATcaaccacaaccaccaccaccgcAGCTAACACTCCTCCTAATGGAGGGTCTGCTTCACCTTCTGGGAACCTGACAAGACactaactcacttaatcctcatgatAACCCTACAAAGTAAGAactattattacccccattttatagatgggcaAACCGAGTCTCAGAAAAAAGGAGTCAAACGGCAGTGTTAACCACTGCATaattctgcccttccccttcagGGCTCCCTGCCACCTTCCCAGCATTGCCGTTCCATGCctgcacccccccgccccgtcctctACCCCATCTCCCTCCCAGACAGGCCCTGACTTGCTGGCCTCCTTCAGGAGGGCGATGGCGATGCGAATCCGCTGCCGCAGGAAGATGAGCATTAGCAGCAGGATGCCTTCAAGCACAGCCAGCACGATCACTGAGGGcggagagggagcagaggggccTCCGTCAGGCCCAGGGCTCAGCATGGCCCGGGGCAGCCCTCAGGTGGCTGGAAGTCCAGAGGTGGGCAGGGCACTCACAGGCCACCAGCCAGGTCTCCTGGACATTGCGGTAGGCGCTGAGGTTGGTGGTGATGCCCTGCTGAGTGATGGAGGCGCCCTTGTCCCGCAGCACTCGGTACTCCATCCAGCAGTGGTAGATGCCATATGCCAGCACGCCCAGCACCCCGAGGATCAGCACCAGCACCAGGGGCCCGGCCACCAGGCGCAGAAGCAGGATAAACAGCAGGCTCAGGACCAGAGCCACACCTAGGGCACTGGAGGCAGGGTGAGGTAGTTGAGGGTCAGACCTCAAATCTTCTCCCCTTCAGAGGCCCCCAAATGCCTCACATGCCCAATGTCCCCAGAGGTTAGTCCCCTATCTCTTATAAATCTTGGTGGGTTTGGGGACAGGGGCCCTGGCTCCTTCGCCCCTGTCCAAAGTTTCTGTGTCAGACATtagggtgggggacagaggatcggggAGGGCAGAAGGGTAGGAGTGAGCAGCGGAATCGGTGACTCACACAAGAATCCAATACCAGGATTGGGCAAAATCTTCAAAGATCTTAACACTGATGTCACGGGCATTGAGGCTGTCAAGAAGACCACtgttggggagagacagagtcagagggGTTGTGTGCGGGAGGGGTGCAGGACAGAGATGTGGGGGCAGGAGGATGCCCACCTGATTCCCTGGGAGATGGAGGTGTTACTGGAAATCCCTGGGAGTTCAGGTGGAGTACTGTTCAACAGTGGAAGGCAACGCCCcagagctggagggagagagccagggctcctgggtgggagGGCCCAGAGCTTTGCCTTTGAAAGCCTCTGGCCTCCACCCAGCCCCCTAGTGGGCttagggaagggaggagaggtgggCTTTGCTGCTCCCCActctcaccctccctccagcTGCTCAAAAGAGAGCTCATGCCCCGGGGAGCCCAGTCCaggcttccttctctgtctctgaatacccccttccccacctccttgcCACTGCTGGGTTCAGACCCTAATTTCCTCTGGCCTAACTCTTACACTCCACCCCAACCTTGccacccttccacccaccctctacGCGGGTGCTAGGGAGACCATGCCTCATCATTACAGGGCTCTAGGTCATTCTGCTGCTCAGACACTTCTAGGAGCTCTGCCCAGGAGTGCCCATGCTCCCTGGCCAGTCTTCAAGGCCCCTGCTGGCTGAGCTCAGCCCAGTTTCCCCTCACCTCTGTGCTtctgctctccctgctcctctttcTGAATGTTCTCCCTCCAGAAATCCCATCCatctcacctcttccaggaaaccttctcaccccttccccatctcctgATGCATGTATCATGTGCCTACAGAGGCATGTATCTCCATCTTCACAATGACTTTGCCCGGCAGGCTGGCTTTGACATTTACATTCttaagatgaggaaacaaagctCAGAGAGGATTTGTAATTGGCCCAAGACCATACAGCTGGAAAGTGCTGGAATCCAGATCTGATTTGGAGCATTCATTTGAGATACTTTTTATAGCATCTATATTGAGAATCAGCTATCTTTTCTCATGCTATAATTaaagttttttctcttaaaaaataacatgtactATTGGAAAAAAGAACATATAGGAAGAATGAAAAAGTTGACTGTGATCCCACCACCCGGCCACGTTTGCTTGTGTGTTCGAATGGACATCCGGTCTATTTCTGATTCTTGGGCAGTGTCTTTGTGAACACCTCTGATCTCTGCACCTAAAACGTAGCTCAAGCCGGGAGCAGTTTCATCTGCCCTGTGTCTATCTGGGTGCCTGGTGCACAACAGACACAGGGTCTGTCTGTAGGGTCCTGCTGCACAGGAAGATCAAGACCTCGTGCCGATTCCAATTCTGTCATGCAAGCTGTATGACTTGGCTCTCTCTGGGTCTGCCCTCCTCACCTGAGCAATAAAATCATAGGACTAGAGGATGCCTGAGGAAGGAGCACAGCTTCTCACCTGGAGCGGAAGGCAGGAGGAAACTGGGGCAGAGCTCTTGTTGCAGGCTTTGGATcactggctgggggtggggggaggacatacagacacacacagagcagcaTGAAGGAGTGAGCTtcctcatcaccaccaccaccgtaATCACCTACCCaactcctcctcacccccacccatgTGCTCCCCCTTGACCACAGCGATGACATTGGAGGCAGCTCTCACCATGTCCCAGGGCACCCCTGGCAGACAAAAGTTCCTGTTTGCAGTGTAGAAGACCTCCCCAACCTTCTGTGAGAACTGGTTTACTTCCACGGTCCATGCGACCTCTGGGCAGGAGGACACGCACACCTGGGGGCAGAGAGCATGCTGAGGGGCTGGTACCCAGACCCTGGGGGAGATCTGGGCAGaggcaggtcccaggctctgaccTGGGGTGTGGGACACTGCAGGCCGTTCTCAGCCACCGTGATGATGTTGGTGGCCAGGACGCAGCTGAAGATGTTGAAGTAGAGAAGATACGGTTTATCTctgcaggagggaaggaagtgtgGGCATCAGGGCCTGGTCAGGTGTGCGGAGAGGGGAGGACTGCCAGGGCTGTGTCTCAAGAGTACAGTGGGCccagctggggggcgggggtggggcgggtccATACCATGAGACACACCACGGAGCTCCTGCCCTTAGGAAGCTCAGGCTAGGGAGATACAGGGGCCACCCAGAAGATTTCCCAGAGTTAATTGAACATCAAAATTGCTAACAAATGATTAAGAGGtttatgaccttgagcaagtcatttaactgcCCACTGCCTCAATTCCATCAGGTGTaagataatagtacctacttcatagggatTAAATGAGTTTGTGTGTGCAAAGTACGCTGCCTGGAACATAGCACACACTGTAACTGCtaaggttttattatttactgaaaGTTTCCAGCATGAGGAACTGATGGCATCGCTTGGGGGATCACCCTTgtgtttcagatgaggaaatcaaagctcagagaagttgagtaccttgcccaaggccatacaACCAGAACTTATTAGCCTGGTTGGGGATTCAAATACCAAACTCTGAACTTGAAAATCCATGCACTTAACCATGACTCCGCCTCCTACTTTGGGGGGCGGAAATCAGAAGCCAGGTGCCCAGGATTGGAGGCTGCTCAACATGGCCTAGTGTGGTGAGATTCAGgaagggtggtggggggtgggcagcagaggAAGGCTCTGGAGCTTGAGTGTTGGAGttctctgcccaccacccacctcacctcctcctgtgtgtccccttttccttccttcatacTCACTTGTTGGCCCCCACCCCGCAGTAGGCCCCAGTAGAGTTCCTGGGGTAGAGGACCTGCCGGGGGTCTCCGTACACCCAAGCTGGAAGCAGATgcagagatgaatcactggaggGAGGGACTTtcgggggcggggaggagccATGGGGATGGTCCCTCCCCAGGTTATTGCCCCAGCCATGGCCCCAGCACAGCGTAGCTGGAAACTCACCCACGATCCCCACCACGATGTAACCcagaatgaagagaaggaagaggataCAGCAGACGATATCTGTACAGCTCCtgggagagaagtgggggaagTTTTTGGAGAGGGGA encodes:
- the SLC44A4 gene encoding choline transporter-like protein 4; amino-acid sequence: MGGKQDGDEAYGKPAKYDPSFRGPIKNRSCTDIVCCILFLLFILGYIVVGIVAWVYGDPRQVLYPRNSTGAYCGVGANKDKPYLLYFNIFSCVLATNIITVAENGLQCPTPQVCVSSCPEVAWTVEVNQFSQKVGEVFYTANRNFCLPGVPWDMPVIQSLQQELCPSFLLPSAPALGRCLPLLNSTPPELPGISSNTSISQGISGLLDSLNARDISVKIFEDFAQSWYWILVALGVALVLSLLFILLLRLVAGPLVLVLILGVLGVLAYGIYHCWMEYRVLRDKGASITQQGITTNLSAYRNVQETWLVALIVLAVLEGILLLMLIFLRQRIRIAIALLKEASKAVGHMMSTMFYPLVTFVLLLICIVYWAMTALYLATSGQPQYVLWAPNTSLPSCEKVQMNTSCNPMAQPMNSSCPGLMCIFQSYSSTGLVQRSLFNLQIYGVLGLFWTLNWVLALGQCVLAGAFASFYWALDKRRDIPTFPLISAFIRTLRYHTGSLAFGALILTLVQIARVILEYIDNKLRGAQNPVARCIMCCFKCCLWCLEKFIKFLNRNAYIMIAIYGKNFCVSAKNAFMLLMRNIIRVVVLDKVTDLLLFFGKLLVVGGVGVLSFFFFTGRIQGLGTNFESPSLNYYWLPIMVSILGAYVIANGFFSVFGMCVDTLFLCFLEDLERNDGSLDRPYYMPTALLKILGKKNEVLPGDKKRKK